Proteins encoded by one window of bacterium:
- a CDS encoding O-antigen ligase family protein, with product MLTHTQTQSRNNAALWILIVLIAVTVGVAALPLWTLETKWALAATLLLLLPFMLMIVPDVRRSLLAGLILSLPLNADVNLFLQYGLLSGAHGLNFTLSDLLLLIAVLLWLLESARTKQVGAIRFYPKISWPTLGLIAMMAISLIPAQNRLWTLFDLFRFVKAYVLFLYLANNLRQRSDVRLVIQMFFIGVILQTVLSLWQINQWPGLAGLRLFGISAENGTAIKMDYFSTTRPGGTMESCNNLARFFGFLLPLAYVLSLRGDTASERWFARITAAIGTVGIIYTLSRSTWIALIPSVLILFPFMISRRLLTLRIIRSLVLMMMAGMVVLLAFRDLIYDRIVSYDLGSGRTRITSAQAAIRMIKANPVFGVGLNNYGNNAKYFYDGDEPRSRYWVVHNSYLLFAAEIGLIGFIFFLWFVLACFSSARRASLSRSKYLSAVALGVMSGWIGFSIAALADKSYKEFYVLVLTMWALAAVTEAIARLNQRYEQTVMQYLQDELVYHEL from the coding sequence ATGTTGACGCATACGCAAACCCAATCGCGAAATAACGCCGCCCTGTGGATTCTGATCGTTTTGATCGCCGTGACGGTCGGTGTGGCCGCCCTGCCGCTGTGGACGCTGGAGACCAAGTGGGCTCTGGCCGCCACGCTGCTGTTGCTGTTGCCCTTTATGCTGATGATCGTACCGGATGTCCGGCGTTCTCTGCTCGCCGGTCTGATCCTCTCTTTGCCGTTGAACGCGGACGTGAACCTGTTCCTGCAATACGGTTTATTGAGCGGCGCGCATGGCCTGAACTTTACTCTGTCCGATCTTCTCCTGCTGATCGCGGTTCTGCTGTGGCTCCTTGAATCGGCGCGTACCAAGCAGGTCGGGGCTATCCGCTTTTATCCAAAGATCAGCTGGCCGACCCTTGGCCTGATCGCCATGATGGCGATATCGCTGATCCCGGCTCAAAATCGACTCTGGACTCTGTTTGATCTTTTCCGATTCGTTAAGGCGTACGTGCTGTTTCTCTATCTGGCCAACAATCTGCGCCAGCGCAGCGACGTCCGGTTGGTGATACAAATGTTCTTCATCGGCGTCATCCTGCAGACCGTGCTCTCGTTGTGGCAGATCAACCAGTGGCCGGGTCTTGCCGGCCTGCGCCTGTTCGGCATCTCGGCGGAAAACGGGACTGCGATTAAAATGGATTACTTCTCCACCACCCGGCCGGGTGGCACCATGGAGAGCTGCAACAACCTGGCGCGTTTCTTTGGTTTTCTATTGCCGCTGGCTTATGTTCTGTCCCTGCGCGGCGATACAGCGTCCGAACGATGGTTCGCCCGCATCACCGCGGCGATCGGCACCGTGGGCATCATCTATACGCTTTCGCGAAGCACCTGGATCGCACTGATCCCGTCGGTGCTGATCCTGTTTCCGTTTATGATTTCGCGCCGTCTGCTGACGTTGCGCATCATCCGCAGTCTCGTGCTGATGATGATGGCGGGCATGGTGGTGCTGCTGGCTTTTCGTGATCTGATCTATGACCGGATCGTCTCCTATGATTTAGGGTCCGGCCGGACCCGCATCACCTCGGCGCAAGCGGCGATCCGTATGATCAAAGCGAATCCGGTTTTCGGTGTGGGGCTTAACAATTACGGCAATAACGCCAAATATTTTTATGACGGAGATGAACCGCGCAGCCGTTACTGGGTGGTGCACAATTCCTATTTGCTCTTCGCCGCCGAAATCGGTCTTATTGGTTTTATCTTTTTTCTCTGGTTCGTGCTGGCCTGCTTTTCCAGCGCCCGGCGCGCCAGCCTGAGCCGCTCCAAGTATCTCAGCGCCGTGGCGCTCGGCGTCATGAGCGGTTGGATCGGGTTTTCCATCGCCGCCCTGGCGGACAAGAGTTATAAGGAATTTTATGTACTGGTGTTGACCATGTGGGCGCTGGCCGCTGTGACCGAGGCGATCGCTCGGCTGAATCAGCGGTATGAACAGACCGTGATGCAGTACCTTCAAGACGAGTTGGTCTATCATGAACTCTAA
- a CDS encoding AAA family ATPase codes for MYLEHFNLKLEPFAATPDPQFLFKSRMHQEALDRLVAAVTMRRGINAIIGEPGLGKSLLIRTTLQGFSDRVRFAWVFNTNLNGQELIKYICRDFGFTPQGRDLSELLMELYTFLIYAYKQGLYTVLVVDEAQSLKYDVLEEIRQLSNLETSRCKLLQVILSAQPQLDAYLQEPALHQLKQRISLKAVLNRLNQDDTRRYIHHRLRVAGGEDQDLFTQAALSKIYEISGGVPRLINQVCDNALLTAFHRQYRSIDAVLIQELAAANKVTCAEAAATDALAATAAPAEAAADLVTTRSPSLRRPKPLSLDFAQIGEFCGVDVESL; via the coding sequence ATGTATCTCGAACATTTTAATCTGAAATTGGAGCCGTTTGCTGCAACGCCGGATCCGCAATTCCTCTTTAAGAGCAGGATGCACCAGGAGGCGCTGGACCGTCTGGTGGCCGCGGTGACGATGCGAAGAGGTATCAACGCCATCATCGGAGAACCCGGATTGGGCAAGAGCCTGTTGATCCGTACCACGCTGCAGGGATTCAGCGACCGCGTGCGCTTCGCTTGGGTGTTTAATACCAATCTGAACGGTCAGGAGCTGATCAAATATATCTGCCGGGATTTCGGTTTTACGCCCCAGGGCAGGGATCTGAGCGAACTACTGATGGAGCTGTACACTTTTCTGATCTACGCCTACAAACAGGGTCTGTACACCGTGCTGGTGGTAGACGAAGCGCAGAGCTTGAAATATGACGTGCTCGAGGAGATCCGTCAGCTGTCCAATCTGGAGACTTCGCGCTGCAAATTACTGCAGGTGATCCTTTCCGCTCAACCGCAATTGGATGCCTATCTGCAGGAACCGGCGCTGCACCAGCTCAAGCAGCGCATCAGCCTCAAGGCCGTGCTGAACCGCCTCAACCAAGACGATACGCGCCGCTACATTCACCACCGCCTTCGGGTGGCCGGCGGCGAGGATCAGGATCTCTTCACCCAAGCCGCGCTGAGCAAGATTTATGAGATCAGCGGCGGCGTTCCACGTCTGATCAATCAAGTGTGCGACAACGCGCTGTTGACCGCCTTTCACCGCCAGTACCGGTCCATCGATGCGGTGTTGATTCAAGAGCTGGCGGCGGCTAATAAAGTGACCTGCGCCGAAGCCGCTGCGACGGATGCCCTTGCGGCAACGGCTGCACCTGCGGAAGCGGCCGCTGATCTGGTGACCACGCGTAGCCCATCCCTCCGGCGCCCCAAGCCGCTGAGCCTTGATTTTGCCCAGATCGGTGAATTCTGCGGCGTGGATGTCGAAAGTCTGTAA
- a CDS encoding methyltransferase domain-containing protein has translation MNSKEIAAMIGKRVWLRKLGYQLIYWTTLREWYIRKGLKRYRDPASGGSAVLDAGCGLGQHLYYCAQATPEARVLGLEQDPQQVEDLAHFLQAERLTHARVECSDLTTWNHQDAYDVVLCGSVLEHIREDLAVLKKLAAALRPGGHLLLYVPSAEKRVLPWLQRSMEADLRRSGKIYPHEHVRYYTPQELSAKVRSAGLEIVEQRITYGRWGRWAYDAVTAVQVSRFFKWIFPFYLLFVHPWVLLLMWMDTRTQNRTGNGLWMVACKPI, from the coding sequence ATGAACTCTAAAGAGATCGCCGCCATGATCGGCAAACGGGTGTGGCTGAGGAAACTGGGCTATCAGCTCATCTATTGGACCACATTGCGTGAATGGTACATCAGGAAAGGCCTGAAACGTTACCGGGATCCCGCCTCCGGAGGATCCGCTGTGCTGGATGCCGGCTGTGGTTTGGGACAGCATCTCTATTATTGCGCGCAGGCGACGCCTGAGGCGCGTGTGCTTGGTTTGGAGCAGGATCCGCAGCAGGTCGAGGATCTGGCGCATTTCTTACAGGCCGAACGGTTGACCCACGCGCGGGTAGAGTGCTCGGATCTGACGACCTGGAACCATCAAGACGCTTATGATGTGGTGCTCTGCGGCAGCGTTTTAGAGCACATCCGCGAGGATTTGGCGGTGTTGAAAAAGTTGGCCGCTGCCCTCAGACCGGGCGGCCATCTGCTGCTCTATGTGCCCAGTGCGGAAAAACGCGTCCTGCCATGGCTGCAACGGAGCATGGAGGCCGATCTGCGCCGATCCGGAAAAATATATCCCCATGAGCATGTGCGCTACTATACGCCGCAGGAGCTGTCGGCCAAGGTGCGCAGCGCCGGTCTGGAGATCGTTGAGCAGCGGATTACCTACGGCCGGTGGGGTCGGTGGGCGTACGATGCGGTGACCGCCGTACAGGTCTCCCGATTTTTTAAATGGATTTTTCCCTTTTATTTGCTCTTCGTCCATCCCTGGGTGCTGCTGCTGATGTGGATGGACACGCGCACGCAAAACCGCACTGGCAACGGATTGTGGATGGTTGCCTGCAAACCCATATGA
- a CDS encoding nucleotide sugar dehydrogenase: protein MKIGVFGLGYVGCVSAGCLAQMGHVVHGVDVNLRKVNLISRGFSPIVEKDLDHIIAEQKRVGRLKAGMDPAEAVHESDLVFICVGTPSNGNGSIDLHYLQRVCADIGRALQNKISYTIVALRSTVLPGVAEEVALPILERSSGKKVGKDFGFALNPEFLREGSSVHDFYNPPKTIIGAFDECSAKVLAHLYSELPAPVFQLRPREAAMIKYADNAFHAVKVSFANEIGRFCKAMNVDSRIVMDVFIQDYKLNLSPYYLKPGFAFGGSCLPKDLRAVSHRAKQLDVSLPMMNAVIESNQEHIRHALEMVREYGRKRIGVLGLSFKADTDDLRESPMVSLIEQLIGKGYEVKIYDTNVTLPRLMGANKEFIEREVPHIAKLMCLSVKELLEKTDVVVVGNRGKEYESIFREHRNGHRIIDLSGIGEAKDLNLDEVEYEGICW from the coding sequence ATGAAAATCGGTGTGTTCGGTTTGGGATATGTGGGGTGTGTGTCGGCCGGCTGTCTGGCGCAGATGGGACATGTGGTTCACGGCGTAGATGTCAATCTTCGCAAGGTCAACCTGATCAGCCGGGGTTTTTCTCCGATCGTGGAGAAGGATCTGGACCACATCATCGCAGAGCAGAAGCGAGTGGGCCGGCTCAAGGCCGGGATGGATCCCGCAGAAGCGGTGCACGAGTCGGATCTGGTCTTTATCTGCGTGGGCACCCCCAGCAACGGCAACGGCAGCATTGACCTGCATTATCTGCAGCGGGTGTGCGCTGACATCGGACGGGCGTTGCAAAATAAAATCAGTTATACCATCGTGGCGTTGCGCAGCACCGTGCTGCCCGGCGTGGCCGAGGAGGTGGCGTTACCGATCCTGGAAAGAAGTTCAGGTAAAAAAGTGGGCAAAGATTTCGGCTTTGCCCTGAACCCCGAGTTCCTGCGCGAAGGCAGTTCGGTCCATGACTTTTATAACCCGCCCAAAACCATCATCGGCGCATTCGACGAGTGTTCCGCCAAAGTGCTGGCACACCTGTACAGCGAGCTGCCCGCTCCGGTCTTTCAGCTGCGGCCACGCGAGGCGGCCATGATCAAGTACGCGGACAATGCGTTTCACGCGGTCAAGGTCAGCTTTGCCAATGAAATCGGACGGTTCTGCAAAGCGATGAACGTCGACAGCCGCATCGTGATGGATGTTTTCATCCAGGATTACAAGCTCAATCTCAGTCCCTATTATCTCAAGCCGGGCTTTGCGTTCGGCGGTTCCTGTCTGCCTAAAGATCTGCGCGCCGTTTCGCACCGCGCCAAACAATTGGACGTCTCCTTGCCGATGATGAATGCCGTGATCGAAAGCAATCAGGAGCACATCCGCCATGCGTTGGAGATGGTCCGTGAATACGGCCGCAAACGCATCGGTGTGCTCGGGCTCAGCTTTAAAGCGGATACGGATGATCTGAGGGAGAGCCCGATGGTTTCTTTGATCGAACAGCTGATCGGTAAAGGGTATGAAGTAAAAATTTACGACACCAACGTGACCTTGCCGCGGCTCATGGGCGCTAATAAAGAATTCATCGAACGGGAGGTTCCCCATATCGCCAAGCTGATGTGCCTCTCCGTGAAAGAGCTGCTGGAAAAAACCGATGTGGTGGTCGTCGGCAATCGCGGTAAAGAGTATGAAAGCATTTTTCGCGAACATCGCAACGGCCATCGCATCATCGACCTGTCCGGCATCGGCGAAGCGAAAGATCTTAATCTTGACGAGGTGGAATATGAAGGAATCTGCTGGTAA
- a CDS encoding glycosyltransferase produces the protein MRKEISLIIPTYNRLSVLPFTLASLEAQDLKPSLFEVLVVDDGSTDGTREFLRQYARSTSLSFSFCCQYHEGAAAARNQGLLHCSGEWVLFLDADIQLEKDVVRRHWLHHKSGPHRHDCWMGAIHPSPGLDRWQGYRWDEFALPGGDHGVRELPWSAYRTPNTSMAFADLKACGWFDSAFRVAEDAELAYRLHQRGMRFFCDETMRAYHYHPCSLDEHLAKGEEYGRAAVLWNAKHPADARGLALRTGVYSPQLPLARKAKHLLKVLLVNRWTVPALKSAAVWMHRKKMALSDKVITQVYRYQVRRTFAGNKDWAMLYLRRKGFLEVFTRLPLESVSNLENDPVGFKSADQVLVESS, from the coding sequence ATGAGAAAAGAAATATCGCTGATCATTCCGACGTACAATCGCCTTTCTGTGCTGCCGTTCACCCTGGCCTCGCTGGAAGCTCAGGATCTCAAACCCTCACTTTTCGAGGTCTTGGTGGTGGATGATGGTTCTACGGACGGCACACGAGAATTCCTGCGCCAATATGCCCGCAGCACCTCCCTCTCGTTCAGCTTTTGTTGCCAATACCATGAGGGCGCGGCGGCTGCGCGAAACCAAGGCCTGCTCCATTGCTCCGGAGAATGGGTGCTTTTTCTTGATGCGGATATTCAGCTGGAAAAGGATGTGGTGCGCCGGCACTGGCTGCACCACAAGAGCGGCCCGCATCGCCATGATTGCTGGATGGGGGCGATCCACCCTTCGCCGGGCCTGGACCGGTGGCAAGGGTATCGCTGGGATGAATTTGCCCTTCCGGGCGGCGATCACGGCGTCCGCGAATTGCCCTGGAGTGCCTATCGAACACCCAACACCTCGATGGCTTTCGCGGATCTAAAGGCGTGCGGGTGGTTTGATTCAGCGTTCCGCGTGGCCGAGGATGCAGAGCTGGCCTACCGGCTGCATCAACGCGGTATGCGTTTCTTTTGCGATGAGACCATGCGCGCGTACCATTATCACCCCTGTTCGCTGGATGAACATCTGGCGAAAGGCGAGGAATACGGCAGAGCTGCGGTGCTGTGGAACGCCAAGCATCCGGCTGATGCACGGGGCCTTGCCCTGCGCACCGGTGTTTATTCGCCGCAACTGCCGTTGGCCCGTAAAGCGAAACACCTGCTCAAGGTTTTGCTCGTCAACCGTTGGACGGTCCCGGCGCTTAAAAGCGCGGCTGTGTGGATGCATAGAAAAAAGATGGCGCTATCGGACAAGGTTATCACGCAGGTGTATCGCTACCAGGTCCGCAGAACTTTCGCCGGGAACAAAGATTGGGCGATGTTGTATCTGCGCCGCAAAGGGTTTCTGGAAGTGTTTACCCGATTGCCGTTGGAATCGGTTTCAAATCTTGAAAATGATCCAGTCGGTTTCAAATCCGCCGATCAGGTGCTGGTAGAAAGTTCCTGA
- a CDS encoding helix-turn-helix transcriptional regulator has protein sequence MKNVIKIKRWEAGLKQYELAFLLGCSATYLSMVENNRVEATKEFKRKAAEIFGVRVDELFQMESGKH, from the coding sequence ATGAAGAACGTAATAAAGATCAAACGATGGGAAGCCGGGCTGAAGCAATATGAACTGGCCTTTCTGTTGGGATGCAGTGCGACTTATCTCTCCATGGTTGAGAATAACCGGGTCGAGGCCACCAAAGAATTCAAACGCAAGGCGGCTGAGATTTTCGGAGTTCGCGTGGATGAGCTGTTCCAGATGGAATCCGGCAAGCATTAA